The following are from one region of the Chromobacterium phragmitis genome:
- a CDS encoding CoA-acylating methylmalonate-semialdehyde dehydrogenase, translating to MSQSVPKVKLLIGGEFVDSQTTEWRDIVNPATQEVLARVPLATADEVNAAVAAAKEAFKTWKKTPIGARARIFLKYQQLIRENMKELAAILTAEQGKTLADAEGDVFRGLEVVEHAANIGTLQLGEYAENVAGGVDTYTVQQPLGVCAGITPFNFPAMIPLWMFPMAIATGNTFVLKPSEQDPMVTMRLVELALQAGIPKGVLNVVHGAADVVNAICDHPDIKAVSFVGSTKVGTHVYQRATLSGKRAQCMMGAKNHAIVLPDANKEQALNQLTGAAFGAAGQRCMALTVAVLVGEAQSWIPDLAAKAKGLKVGAGKDNLDLGPLISRAARDRVEGLIAKGVEQGATLELDGRGATVAGFEHGNFVGPTIFSGVKPGMAIYDQEVFGPVLCLVAADTLDEAIAIINANPNGNGTAIFTQSGAAARKFQEDIDVGQVGINVPIPVPVPLFSFTGSRASKLGDLGPYGKQVVAFYTQTKTVTSRWFDDEASMGKVHTTISLR from the coding sequence ATGAGCCAGTCGGTACCCAAGGTCAAGCTGTTGATAGGCGGCGAATTCGTCGATTCCCAAACCACGGAATGGCGCGACATCGTCAATCCGGCCACCCAGGAAGTGCTGGCGCGCGTGCCGCTGGCCACTGCCGACGAGGTCAACGCCGCCGTGGCCGCCGCCAAGGAAGCGTTCAAGACCTGGAAAAAAACGCCTATCGGCGCCCGCGCCCGCATCTTCCTGAAATACCAGCAGTTGATCCGCGAAAACATGAAGGAGCTGGCCGCCATCCTCACCGCCGAACAGGGCAAAACCCTGGCCGACGCCGAAGGCGACGTGTTCCGCGGCCTGGAAGTGGTGGAGCACGCGGCCAATATCGGCACGCTGCAGTTGGGCGAGTACGCGGAAAACGTGGCCGGCGGCGTGGATACCTACACCGTTCAACAGCCGCTGGGCGTGTGCGCCGGCATCACCCCCTTCAACTTCCCGGCCATGATTCCGCTGTGGATGTTCCCGATGGCCATCGCCACCGGCAACACCTTCGTGCTGAAGCCGTCCGAGCAAGACCCGATGGTGACGATGCGGCTGGTGGAGCTGGCCTTGCAGGCCGGCATCCCCAAAGGCGTGCTGAACGTGGTGCACGGCGCGGCCGACGTGGTCAACGCCATCTGCGACCATCCCGACATCAAGGCGGTGTCCTTCGTCGGCTCCACCAAGGTGGGCACCCATGTCTACCAGCGCGCCACCCTCAGCGGCAAGCGCGCCCAGTGCATGATGGGCGCCAAGAACCACGCCATCGTGCTGCCGGACGCCAATAAAGAGCAGGCGCTGAACCAACTGACCGGCGCGGCCTTCGGCGCGGCCGGCCAGCGCTGCATGGCCTTGACCGTGGCGGTGCTGGTGGGCGAGGCGCAAAGCTGGATTCCCGATCTGGCGGCCAAGGCCAAAGGCTTGAAAGTGGGCGCCGGCAAGGACAATCTGGACCTGGGCCCGCTGATCTCCCGCGCCGCGCGCGACCGGGTGGAAGGCCTGATCGCCAAGGGCGTGGAGCAAGGCGCCACGCTGGAGCTGGATGGCCGCGGCGCGACCGTCGCCGGCTTCGAGCACGGCAACTTCGTCGGCCCCACCATCTTCTCCGGCGTGAAGCCGGGCATGGCCATCTACGACCAGGAAGTGTTCGGCCCGGTGCTGTGCCTGGTGGCCGCCGACACGCTGGACGAAGCCATCGCCATCATCAACGCCAACCCCAACGGCAACGGCACCGCCATCTTCACCCAGAGCGGCGCGGCGGCGCGCAAGTTCCAGGAAGACATCGACGTCGGCCAGGTGGGCATCAACGTGCCGATCCCGGTGCCGGTGCCGCTGTTCAGCTTCACCGGCAGCCGCGCGTCCAAGCTGGGCGACTTGGGTCCCTACGGCAAGCAGGTGGTGGCCTTCTACACCCAGACCAAGACCGTCACCAGCCGCTGGTTCGACGACGAGGCGAGCATGGGCAAGGTCCACACCACCATCTCGCTGCGCTGA
- the mmsB gene encoding 3-hydroxyisobutyrate dehydrogenase: MENIAFIGLGNMGGPMAVNLLNKGFQVSAFDLSADALAKLASAGGRAATNAADAVKEASVVISMLPAGKHVAGLYLGDEGLFAKLARGALVIDCSTIDAGTARKVAEAAQMQGIAMLDAPVSGGTAGAAAGTLTFIVGGAAQDLARARPMLEAMGKNIFHAGGPGAGQTAKICNNMLLGILMAGTAEALALGVKNGLDPKVLSEIISKSSGRNWATELYNPWPGVMENAPASRGYAGGFMSELMLKDLGLAEETAMQSHAANPLGALARNLYEEHVQQGNGKLDFSSIVRHFHHLD, encoded by the coding sequence ATGGAAAACATCGCCTTCATCGGCCTGGGCAATATGGGCGGTCCGATGGCCGTCAATCTGTTGAACAAGGGTTTCCAGGTCAGCGCGTTCGACCTGTCCGCCGATGCGCTGGCCAAACTCGCTTCCGCCGGCGGCCGCGCGGCCACAAACGCCGCCGATGCGGTCAAAGAGGCCAGCGTGGTGATTTCCATGCTGCCAGCCGGCAAGCATGTGGCCGGCCTGTATCTGGGCGACGAAGGCCTGTTCGCCAAGCTGGCCAGAGGCGCGCTGGTGATCGACTGCAGCACCATAGACGCCGGCACCGCGCGCAAAGTGGCGGAAGCGGCCCAAATGCAGGGCATCGCCATGCTGGACGCGCCGGTATCCGGCGGGACCGCCGGCGCGGCCGCCGGGACCCTCACCTTCATCGTCGGCGGCGCGGCGCAAGACCTGGCCCGCGCCCGCCCCATGCTGGAGGCGATGGGCAAGAACATTTTCCATGCCGGCGGCCCTGGCGCGGGGCAAACCGCCAAGATCTGCAACAACATGCTGCTGGGCATCCTGATGGCCGGCACCGCCGAGGCGCTGGCGCTGGGCGTGAAAAACGGCCTGGACCCGAAAGTGCTGTCCGAGATCATCAGCAAGAGTTCCGGCCGCAACTGGGCGACGGAACTGTACAACCCCTGGCCCGGCGTGATGGAAAACGCGCCGGCCAGCCGCGGCTACGCCGGCGGCTTCATGTCCGAATTGATGCTGAAAGACCTGGGCCTGGCCGAGGAAACCGCGATGCAAAGCCACGCCGCCAATCCGCTGGGCGCGCTGGCGCGCAATCTGTATGAAGAGCATGTGCAGCAAGGCAACGGCAAGCTGGACTTTTCCAGCATCGTCCGGCATTTTCACCATCTTGACTGA
- a CDS encoding MerR family transcriptional regulator has translation MGEQVFNITELAQEFDITTRAIRFYEDQGLLEPERAGQRRIYNRRDRVRLMLILRGKRIGLSLQEIRELFALYDAARDDAPQLQEFIRILARKEQQLLAQMEDIKVVLTEIGQLRGQCEKSLGKRANGHNQAKEL, from the coding sequence ATGGGCGAACAGGTTTTCAACATCACAGAACTCGCGCAGGAATTCGACATCACCACCCGCGCCATCCGCTTCTACGAGGACCAGGGCCTGCTGGAGCCGGAGCGGGCGGGACAGCGCCGCATCTACAACCGGCGCGACCGCGTGCGGCTGATGCTGATTCTGCGCGGCAAGCGCATCGGCCTCTCGCTGCAGGAGATACGCGAGCTGTTCGCGTTGTACGACGCGGCGCGCGACGACGCGCCGCAATTGCAGGAGTTCATCCGCATCCTGGCGCGCAAGGAGCAGCAGCTCTTGGCGCAGATGGAGGACATCAAGGTGGTGCTGACCGAAATCGGCCAGTTGCGCGGCCAGTGCGAAAAATCGCTGGGCAAGCGCGCCAACGGCCACAACCAAGCAAAGGAGCTGTGA
- a CDS encoding acyl-CoA dehydrogenase family protein codes for MNFDLTEDQLAFQQSARDFAESALAPRAAEWDAESIFPLDVIRQSGDMGFLGLYTPEAYGGLGLSRLDSAIVFEELAAGCTSTAAYLTIHNMVSWMIASFGGKQLAEQWVPKMVSGEVLGSYCLTEPGAGSDAASLKTRAEKKGEVYLLNGGKMFISGAGSTQVLVVMARTGGPGPKGISAFVVPADAPGVSYGKKEKKMGWNSQPTRAITFDNVEIPVANRLGEEGQGFAFAMKGLDGGRINIATCAVGTAQAALNAAQRYVQERQQFGHPLAELQTVQFRLADMLTELVAARQMVRLAAWKLDNASPDATAYCAMAKRLATDLSFNIANNALQLFGGYGYLQDFPLERHVRDLRVHQILEGTNEVMRLIVGRKLLQDGALETLR; via the coding sequence ATGAATTTCGATCTGACCGAAGACCAGCTCGCCTTCCAGCAAAGCGCCCGCGATTTCGCAGAGAGCGCGCTGGCGCCGCGCGCGGCCGAATGGGACGCCGAGTCCATCTTCCCGCTGGACGTGATCCGCCAGAGCGGCGACATGGGCTTTCTGGGCCTGTACACGCCGGAAGCCTACGGCGGCCTGGGCCTGTCGCGGCTGGATTCCGCTATCGTGTTCGAGGAGCTGGCCGCCGGCTGCACCTCCACCGCCGCCTACCTGACCATCCACAATATGGTCAGCTGGATGATCGCCAGCTTCGGCGGCAAGCAGCTGGCCGAACAATGGGTGCCGAAAATGGTGAGCGGCGAAGTACTGGGCAGCTACTGTCTGACCGAGCCGGGCGCCGGCTCCGACGCCGCCTCGCTGAAGACCCGCGCCGAGAAAAAGGGCGAAGTCTACCTGCTGAACGGCGGCAAGATGTTCATCTCCGGCGCCGGCAGCACCCAGGTGCTGGTGGTGATGGCCCGCACCGGCGGCCCTGGCCCCAAGGGCATTTCCGCCTTCGTGGTGCCGGCCGACGCGCCCGGCGTCAGCTACGGCAAGAAGGAAAAGAAGATGGGCTGGAACAGCCAGCCCACCCGCGCCATCACCTTCGACAACGTCGAAATTCCGGTGGCCAACCGCCTGGGCGAGGAAGGCCAGGGCTTCGCCTTCGCCATGAAGGGCCTGGACGGCGGCCGCATCAACATCGCCACCTGCGCCGTCGGCACCGCCCAGGCCGCGCTGAACGCCGCGCAGCGCTATGTGCAGGAGCGCCAGCAGTTCGGCCATCCGCTCGCCGAGCTGCAAACCGTGCAGTTCCGCCTGGCCGACATGCTGACCGAGCTGGTGGCCGCCCGGCAGATGGTGCGCCTGGCCGCCTGGAAACTGGACAACGCCAGCCCCGACGCCACCGCCTATTGCGCGATGGCAAAGCGTCTGGCCACCGATCTGAGCTTCAATATCGCCAACAACGCGCTGCAGCTGTTCGGCGGCTACGGCTACCTGCAGGACTTCCCGCTGGAACGCCATGTGCGCGACCTGCGCGTGCACCAGATTCTGGAAGGCACCAACGAAGTGATGCGCCTGATAGTCGGCCGCAAGCTGCTGCAGGACGGCGCGCTGGAAACGCTGCGCTGA
- the rsgA gene encoding ribosome small subunit-dependent GTPase A → MLNFDFPRLAAIGLTPALLQQALAQAGDGDLQLARVCRVQRDCAWVHDGEDEHLAHALPGIHAELAVGDWALCQPREHEPWRLLERLEPFNQLVRVNDEGARQAYASNVDTALLVMGLDGDYNPRRLERYLGLAAAAGVAPVVALSKADLCPDAEARLAELEQRLRPLPPILLLNGTDPACREVLRPWLGMGQTLVLLGSSGAGKSTLSNTLLGEETQAVGGVRADDSRGRHTTTARTLLKCPDGACIIDTPGVRTLQAPPDAGALAGSFADIEALAGRCQFRDCRHREEPGCAVRAGVDGDRLRNYHKLRREMERHEQTALQRQQQRREWKVRNKAARRG, encoded by the coding sequence ATGTTGAATTTCGATTTTCCGCGTCTGGCCGCCATCGGCCTTACGCCGGCATTGCTGCAACAAGCGCTGGCCCAGGCGGGCGACGGCGATCTGCAACTGGCGCGCGTATGCCGCGTGCAGCGCGACTGCGCGTGGGTACATGACGGCGAGGACGAGCATCTGGCCCATGCCTTGCCCGGCATCCACGCCGAACTGGCGGTGGGCGACTGGGCGCTGTGCCAGCCGCGGGAGCATGAGCCCTGGCGCCTGCTGGAGCGGCTGGAGCCCTTCAACCAACTGGTCCGCGTCAATGACGAAGGCGCGCGCCAGGCCTACGCCAGCAACGTCGACACCGCCCTGTTGGTGATGGGGCTGGACGGTGATTACAACCCGCGGCGGCTGGAGCGCTATCTGGGTTTGGCCGCGGCGGCGGGCGTGGCGCCGGTGGTGGCGCTGAGCAAGGCCGATTTGTGTCCGGACGCGGAAGCCAGGCTGGCCGAGCTGGAGCAACGGCTGCGGCCGCTGCCGCCCATCCTGTTGCTGAACGGCACCGATCCGGCGTGCCGCGAGGTGTTGCGGCCCTGGCTGGGGATGGGGCAGACGCTGGTGCTGCTGGGCTCGTCCGGCGCGGGCAAGTCCACGCTCAGCAACACGCTGCTGGGGGAGGAGACGCAGGCGGTGGGCGGGGTGAGGGCGGATGACAGCCGCGGCCGCCATACCACCACCGCGCGGACCTTGCTGAAGTGCCCCGACGGCGCCTGCATCATCGATACGCCCGGCGTGCGCACCCTGCAGGCGCCGCCCGACGCGGGCGCGCTGGCGGGCAGTTTCGCCGACATCGAGGCGCTGGCCGGCCGCTGCCAGTTCCGCGACTGCCGCCATCGCGAGGAGCCGGGCTGCGCGGTGAGGGCTGGCGTGGATGGCGACCGGCTGCGCAATTACCACAAACTGCGGCGCGAGATGGAGCGCCACGAGCAGACCGCGCTGCAGCGCCAGCAGCAGCGGCGGGAGTGGAAGGTCCGAAACAAGGCAGCGCGGCGGGGCTAG
- a CDS encoding 3-hydroxybutyryl-CoA dehydrogenase produces the protein MSQKIGVVGAGTMGNGIAQVFAMSGFDVVLADVNDAALVKGMANINISLQRMAKKELIAEANIPGIVAHIRATTLLADLAACDVVVEAATENAEVKEKIFRELDAAVGEKCVLASNTSSISLTRIASWVSHPERVVGMHFMNPVPVMQLVEIIRALQTGDEAYNTVFHLSQAVGKTPVTVKDGAGFVSNRILMPMINEAAFALFENLATAEDIDTVMKLGMNHPIGPLALADLIGLDTCLSIMDILHREFRDSKYRACPLLVQLVQAGHLGRKSGKGFYSYN, from the coding sequence ATGAGCCAGAAAATCGGCGTGGTGGGCGCCGGCACGATGGGCAACGGCATCGCCCAGGTTTTCGCGATGAGCGGCTTCGACGTGGTGCTAGCCGACGTCAACGACGCGGCGCTGGTCAAAGGCATGGCCAATATCAACATCAGCCTGCAGCGGATGGCCAAAAAAGAGCTGATCGCCGAGGCCAACATTCCCGGCATTGTCGCCCACATCCGCGCCACCACCCTGCTGGCCGATCTCGCCGCTTGCGACGTGGTGGTGGAAGCCGCCACCGAGAACGCCGAGGTCAAGGAAAAGATTTTCCGCGAGCTGGATGCCGCCGTCGGCGAAAAATGCGTGTTGGCCTCCAATACCTCGTCCATCTCCCTCACCCGCATCGCCAGCTGGGTCAGCCATCCAGAACGGGTGGTGGGCATGCACTTCATGAACCCGGTGCCGGTGATGCAGCTGGTGGAAATCATCCGCGCGCTGCAGACCGGCGACGAGGCCTACAACACGGTGTTCCATCTCTCCCAGGCCGTCGGCAAGACTCCGGTGACGGTGAAGGACGGCGCCGGCTTCGTCTCCAACCGCATCCTGATGCCGATGATCAACGAGGCCGCCTTCGCGCTGTTCGAAAACCTGGCCACCGCCGAAGACATCGACACGGTGATGAAGCTGGGCATGAACCACCCGATCGGCCCGCTGGCTCTGGCCGACCTGATCGGCCTGGACACCTGCCTGTCGATCATGGACATCCTGCATCGCGAATTCCGCGACAGTAAATACCGCGCCTGCCCGCTGCTGGTTCAATTGGTGCAGGCAGGACACCTGGGCCGCAAGAGCGGCAAGGGTTTCTACAGCTACAACTGA
- a CDS encoding enoyl-CoA hydratase — protein sequence MNSYAHLNVEKRGHTAVVTIDNPPANTWNRASLTALKQLVADLNADRDIYALVITGQGEKFFSAGADLNLFADGDKKVATEMTMLFGEAFEALSAFRGVSIAAVNGYAMGGGLECALACDIRIAEEQAQMALPEAGVGLLPCAGGTQNLPWLVGEGWAKRMILCGERINAATAERIGLVEQVVAKGEALATAIQLAEGVAKQSPSSVGVCKQLVQAARLQPPSWNLIKEREAFIKLFDTHDQGEGTRAFLEKRAPNWKNA from the coding sequence ATGAACAGCTACGCCCACCTGAACGTGGAAAAACGCGGCCATACCGCCGTGGTGACCATAGACAATCCGCCGGCCAACACCTGGAACCGCGCCAGCCTGACCGCGCTGAAACAGCTGGTGGCCGACCTCAACGCCGACCGCGACATCTACGCGCTGGTCATCACCGGCCAAGGCGAGAAGTTCTTCTCCGCCGGCGCGGACCTAAACCTGTTCGCCGATGGCGACAAGAAGGTGGCCACCGAGATGACCATGCTGTTCGGCGAAGCCTTTGAGGCACTGTCAGCTTTTCGCGGCGTCAGCATCGCCGCCGTCAACGGCTACGCCATGGGCGGCGGCCTGGAATGCGCGCTGGCCTGCGACATCCGCATCGCCGAGGAACAGGCGCAGATGGCGCTGCCGGAAGCCGGCGTCGGCCTCTTGCCCTGCGCCGGCGGCACCCAGAACCTGCCTTGGCTGGTGGGCGAAGGCTGGGCCAAGCGCATGATTCTGTGCGGCGAGCGCATCAACGCCGCCACTGCCGAGCGCATCGGCCTGGTCGAGCAGGTGGTGGCCAAGGGCGAGGCGTTGGCAACCGCCATCCAGTTGGCCGAAGGCGTGGCCAAGCAGTCGCCGTCGTCGGTGGGCGTATGCAAACAGTTGGTGCAAGCCGCCCGCCTGCAGCCGCCGTCCTGGAACCTGATCAAGGAACGCGAGGCCTTCATCAAGCTGTTCGACACCCACGACCAGGGCGAAGGCACCCGCGCCTTCCTGGAAAAGCGCGCGCCGAACTGGAAGAACGCCTGA
- a CDS encoding enoyl-CoA hydratase/isomerase family protein, with product MDDVVLFDELTTGDGHRIAIATLNAEKSLNALTLDMIRLLDARLTIWERDAGIVAVVLRGAGERAFCAGGDVRGLRGKLIDEPHYPNPHAVAFFAEEYTLDYRIHRYKKPLIVWGGGIVMGGGLGLMAGASHRVATPATRIAMPEITIGLYPDVGGSWFLQRMPAHLGLFLALTGAPLNAHDALIANLADHVLAADAYPALLDALQAASWGEAHARPALVSALLNQLEGQLGDALPQSNVERNLLAVHRLMNKGDLAAVSAALTETAFEDPWLADAAKNFRHGCPTSAAVSWEILNRSKHMSLAEALRMELALSVNFCARSDFPEGVRALLVDKDRKPRWSRQLQDIDQAWVDGHFESPWRDGDHPLAALK from the coding sequence ATGGATGACGTGGTGCTGTTTGACGAACTGACTACCGGCGACGGCCATCGCATCGCCATCGCCACCCTCAACGCCGAGAAATCGCTGAACGCGCTGACGCTGGACATGATCCGGCTCTTGGACGCGCGGCTCACCATCTGGGAGCGCGACGCTGGCATCGTCGCCGTGGTGCTGCGCGGCGCCGGCGAGCGCGCCTTTTGCGCCGGCGGCGACGTGCGCGGCCTGCGCGGCAAGCTGATAGACGAGCCCCACTACCCCAACCCGCACGCGGTCGCCTTCTTCGCCGAAGAATACACGCTCGACTACCGCATCCACCGCTATAAAAAACCGCTGATCGTCTGGGGCGGCGGCATCGTCATGGGCGGCGGCCTGGGCCTGATGGCGGGCGCCAGCCACCGCGTGGCCACGCCGGCCACCCGCATCGCCATGCCGGAAATCACCATCGGCCTGTATCCGGACGTCGGCGGCAGCTGGTTCCTGCAGCGGATGCCGGCCCACCTGGGCTTGTTCCTGGCGCTGACCGGCGCGCCCTTGAACGCGCACGATGCCTTGATCGCCAACCTAGCCGACCACGTGCTGGCCGCCGACGCCTACCCGGCGCTGCTGGACGCCTTGCAGGCGGCCAGTTGGGGCGAGGCCCACGCGCGCCCAGCCTTGGTCAGCGCCTTGCTCAATCAGTTGGAAGGCCAGCTGGGCGATGCGCTCCCGCAATCCAACGTCGAGCGCAACCTGTTGGCCGTGCACAGGCTGATGAACAAGGGCGACCTGGCCGCCGTCAGCGCCGCGCTGACGGAAACCGCGTTCGAAGACCCTTGGCTGGCCGACGCGGCTAAAAACTTCCGCCACGGCTGCCCCACCTCGGCGGCTGTCAGCTGGGAGATTCTGAACCGCTCCAAGCATATGTCGCTGGCCGAGGCGCTGCGCATGGAACTGGCGCTATCGGTGAACTTCTGCGCCCGCTCCGACTTCCCCGAAGGCGTGCGCGCGCTGCTGGTGGACAAGGACCGCAAGCCGCGCTGGAGCCGCCAGCTGCAGGACATAGACCAGGCCTGGGTGGACGGACATTTCGAATCGCCATGGCGCGACGGCGATCATCCCTTGGCCGCCCTGAAATAA
- a CDS encoding S9 family peptidase, with the protein MSTPSPTARTSLAALAIASLPLTPAFAAGYQQPPANILKVMRAPSLPMPSINPTRDAMLLVGWQEYPSIARVAAPYLKLAGTRVEPANRAKHDTPGGYGIPPCAESFKLVKIPGGQETPVSLPAASCPDAPAWSADGKRFAFANAAKDAVELWIGDAASGKIRKIPGIRLNPMLNDELQWMPDQKTLLVKAVPTAQGPAPAKSVGPDGPSVQETDGVQGESSTYETRDTLNNPHDEALFDYYGASQLTLVDAQSGKLTPIGKPALYDALQPAPDGRHVLVSSIAKPYSYVTTYERFPHEVQVWDVSKPGRVAIRAIASLPLADRVPVHGEPLGPREFSWRANEPATLIWAEALDGGDWKTAAPARDKVMMLKAPFTAQPTELLRTAQRFGGIDWSERRDVALVSEYDQNRHWRQTRIVNFDNPAQAPRLLWDLSYDDKYANPGAPAQRTLANGARVLRQDGDSIYLTGAGASPDGNRPFLDRLNLKTLQTERLFRSGKDALERPVALTGGDSFLTWRQSPVAAPNVYLRALRQPIAAAKGEAAFASTETAVTHIVDPTPELRQIKKRLVKYKRADGMELSFTLYTPPGYQEGARVPAILNAYPLDYADAASAGQISGSQQTFTRLYQYKYLLLAGYAIIDQASFPIVGDPKAAYDSYLDQLKMNAQAAVDEAVRLGVADPERIGVTGHSHGALMTANLLAHTNLFRAGAATSGSYNKTLTPFGFQNERRSVWEAPDVYRKASTFFYADRLKTPILIMHGADDANPGTTPLQAAKFYEAVRGNGGTARLVMLPHEPHWYAARESNEQLVYEMLNWFDKYVKNAPPRVLKSAQGPAAPAQP; encoded by the coding sequence ATGTCCACGCCATCCCCTACCGCGCGCACGTCGCTGGCAGCCCTGGCCATCGCCTCGCTGCCGTTGACGCCAGCCTTCGCCGCCGGCTACCAGCAACCGCCCGCCAACATTCTCAAGGTAATGCGCGCGCCGTCGCTACCCATGCCCAGCATCAACCCCACCCGAGACGCCATGCTGCTGGTGGGCTGGCAGGAATACCCCTCCATCGCCCGCGTGGCGGCACCCTATCTGAAACTGGCCGGCACCCGCGTGGAACCGGCCAATCGGGCCAAGCACGACACCCCGGGCGGCTACGGCATCCCCCCGTGCGCGGAAAGCTTCAAGCTGGTGAAGATACCCGGCGGCCAGGAAACGCCGGTTTCGCTGCCGGCCGCCTCCTGCCCCGACGCGCCGGCCTGGTCCGCCGACGGCAAGCGCTTCGCTTTCGCCAATGCCGCCAAGGACGCGGTGGAGCTATGGATAGGCGATGCCGCCAGCGGCAAAATCCGCAAAATCCCCGGCATCCGTCTCAACCCGATGCTGAACGACGAGCTGCAATGGATGCCCGACCAGAAGACGCTGCTGGTCAAGGCCGTGCCGACCGCGCAAGGGCCCGCTCCGGCCAAATCCGTCGGCCCTGACGGCCCCAGCGTGCAAGAAACCGACGGCGTCCAGGGCGAGAGCAGCACCTACGAAACGCGCGACACGCTGAACAACCCGCACGATGAGGCGCTGTTCGACTACTACGGCGCATCGCAACTGACGCTGGTGGACGCGCAAAGCGGCAAGCTGACGCCCATCGGCAAGCCCGCCCTCTACGACGCGCTGCAGCCCGCGCCGGACGGCAGGCATGTTCTGGTGTCCTCCATCGCCAAACCCTACTCCTACGTCACCACCTACGAGCGCTTCCCGCATGAGGTGCAGGTTTGGGACGTTTCCAAGCCGGGCCGCGTCGCCATCCGCGCCATCGCCTCGCTGCCGCTGGCCGACCGCGTGCCGGTGCATGGCGAACCCTTGGGCCCGCGCGAATTTTCCTGGCGCGCCAATGAGCCCGCCACGCTGATCTGGGCCGAGGCGCTGGACGGCGGCGACTGGAAAACCGCCGCGCCGGCGCGCGACAAGGTGATGATGCTGAAAGCGCCGTTCACCGCCCAGCCGACAGAACTCCTGCGCACCGCTCAGCGCTTCGGCGGCATAGACTGGAGCGAGCGGCGCGATGTGGCGCTGGTCAGCGAATACGATCAGAACCGCCACTGGCGCCAGACCCGCATCGTCAATTTCGACAATCCGGCGCAAGCGCCGCGGCTGCTGTGGGACCTGTCCTACGACGACAAATACGCGAACCCCGGCGCCCCCGCCCAGCGCACGCTGGCCAACGGCGCCCGCGTGCTGCGCCAGGATGGCGACTCCATCTATCTGACCGGCGCCGGCGCGTCGCCGGATGGCAACCGTCCTTTCCTCGACCGGCTGAATCTGAAAACGCTGCAAACCGAGCGGCTGTTCCGCAGCGGCAAGGACGCGCTGGAGCGTCCGGTGGCGCTGACCGGCGGCGACAGCTTCCTCACCTGGCGCCAGTCCCCCGTCGCCGCGCCCAATGTCTACCTGCGCGCGTTGCGGCAACCCATCGCCGCCGCCAAGGGGGAGGCCGCCTTCGCCTCCACCGAAACCGCCGTCACCCATATCGTCGATCCGACGCCCGAGCTGCGCCAGATCAAGAAGCGGCTGGTCAAGTACAAACGCGCCGACGGCATGGAGCTGTCGTTCACCCTCTACACGCCGCCGGGCTACCAGGAAGGCGCCCGCGTCCCCGCCATACTCAACGCCTATCCGCTGGATTATGCCGACGCCGCCAGCGCCGGCCAGATCAGCGGCTCGCAGCAGACCTTCACCCGCCTCTACCAATACAAATACCTGCTGCTAGCCGGCTACGCCATCATCGACCAGGCATCGTTCCCCATCGTCGGCGACCCCAAAGCCGCTTACGACAGCTACCTGGATCAGCTCAAGATGAATGCCCAGGCCGCGGTGGACGAAGCGGTGAGGCTGGGCGTAGCAGACCCCGAGCGCATCGGCGTCACCGGACACAGCCATGGCGCGCTGATGACGGCCAATCTGCTGGCGCATACCAATCTGTTCCGGGCCGGCGCGGCCACCAGCGGCTCCTACAACAAGACGCTGACGCCGTTCGGCTTCCAGAACGAGCGCCGCTCGGTATGGGAAGCGCCGGACGTCTACCGCAAGGCATCCACCTTCTTCTACGCCGACAGGCTGAAAACGCCGATCCTGATCATGCACGGCGCGGACGACGCCAACCCCGGCACCACGCCGCTGCAAGCCGCCAAGTTCTACGAGGCGGTGCGCGGCAACGGCGGCACCGCCCGCCTGGTAATGCTGCCGCACGAACCGCACTGGTACGCCGCGCGCGAATCGAACGAGCAGCTGGTTTATGAAATGCTCAACTGGTTCGACAAATACGTGAAAAACGCGCCGCCGCGCGTGCTGAAGAGCGCGCAAGGCCCAGCGGCGCCGGCCCAGCCGTGA
- a CDS encoding GNAT family N-acetyltransferase, with translation MSAITYRAAHPDDVAICIVIRGQTRENAISETSLNELGITRDSWAQSVRAGTLPGVVAEAEGSIVGYCFGDSHSGEVVVLALLPDFEGIGVGRALLTRVMAILRDAGHRRLFLGCNSDPQVRSHGFYRRLGWVSTGEVDQYGDEMLEFVFPAVGA, from the coding sequence ATGAGTGCCATCACTTATCGCGCCGCCCATCCTGATGATGTGGCCATCTGCATCGTCATTCGCGGGCAAACCCGCGAGAATGCCATTTCAGAAACCAGTCTGAATGAATTGGGCATCACGCGTGACAGCTGGGCGCAAAGCGTGCGGGCCGGGACGTTGCCCGGCGTCGTGGCCGAGGCGGAAGGCAGCATCGTCGGATATTGTTTCGGCGATTCGCATAGCGGCGAGGTTGTGGTCTTGGCCCTGCTGCCGGATTTTGAAGGCATTGGCGTGGGCAGGGCCCTATTGACGCGGGTAATGGCCATCTTGCGCGATGCCGGCCATCGGCGGCTGTTTCTGGGCTGCAACAGTGATCCGCAGGTGCGCTCTCATGGTTTTTATCGCCGCTTGGGGTGGGTGTCAACCGGCGAGGTCGACCAGTACGGGGATGAAATGCTGGAGTTTGTGTTCCCGGCTGTCGGAGCTTGA